The Ranitomeya variabilis isolate aRanVar5 chromosome 7, aRanVar5.hap1, whole genome shotgun sequence DNA window GACAGCTCCTCCGGCAGGTAGCACAGCCCGGTCCTGTTCAGCTTCAGCCATCGCAGGCTGGACATAGACCTGACGTGTTCAGGAAAGTATCCACCCTGGAGAAAGGGAGAGAGGAAAACATGGAGGTCAACGGTGGAAGCCAAAAGTTTATAATGGGGAAAGAAGAAGCGAGCGAgcgacagagagcgagcgagagagcgcGAGCGAGCGCGCGACAGAGAGCGCGCGCGACAGAGAGCGCGCGACAGAGAGCGCGCGACAGAGAGCGCGCGACAGAGAGCGCGCGACAGAGAGCGCGCGACAGAGAGCGCGCGACAGAGAGCGCGCGACAGAGAGCGCGCGACAGAGAGCGCGCGACAGAGAGCGCGCGACAGAGAGCGCGCGACAGAGAGCGCGCGACAGAGAGCGCGCGACAGAGAGCGCGCGACAGAGAGCGCGCGACAGAGCGAGCGACAGAGCGAGCGACAGAGAGCGAGcgacagagagcgagcgagcgaGCGACAAAGAGAGTGAGCGACAAAAAGTGAGCGAGCGACAAAGAGAGCGAGCGAGCGACAAAGAGAGCGAGCGAGCGACAAAGAGAGCGAGCGAGCGACAAAGAGAGAGTGAGCGACAAAGAGAGAGTGAGCGACAAAGAGAGAGTGAGCGACAAAGAGAGAGTGAGCGAGCGACAAAGAGAGAGTGAGCGAGCGACAAAGAGAGAGTGAGCGAGCGACAAAGAGAGAGTGAGCGAGCGACAAAGAGAGAGTGAGCGAGCGAGCGACAAAGAGAGAGTGAGCGAGCGACAAAGAGTGAGCGAGCGAGCGACAAAGAGAGAGTGAGCGAGCGAGCGACAAAGAGAGAGTGAGCGAGCGAGCGACAAAGAGAGAGTGAGCGAGCGACAAAGAGAGAGTGAGCGAGCGAGCGACAAAGAGACAGAACATAGCATTCACTGCAAGCAAAAAGATCCTGAAAATGATTAGAAAGTTTAGAGCTTTTCATGATGTGACGTTCAGGCTCTGACACGAGGAGCAGATGTAATTAGGAGCATTACAGGCGGCCGATGCCTCGTCAGGGTGTGAGGTTTAATGGAGACGCTAATGACGCCGTGGGTGCAATAACGGATGTCACAGGGAAAATAGACCAAGAAGAGAGGTACGGTGGGTGCGCCTCCGCATATCCATCCTGCACACCAGACCAGCGCGCCCCATCTCCTTATCAGACACACAGTGAATAGTTTCCAACCTGCAGAACTCCAactgggcatgctgggagttatagttttaCAAGAGCTTATAATAAGAGGGTAGTGATCATAATACGGGGTGGTAACCCAGGCCCATAACGTCGGTATGAGCCATGCTAATAAACTGCAGGTAGCAGAGCAAAGAAGAGAAGCCGACATTTAAGCtctgcccaaaaacaataaaaagggTCTGAAAACAGTCAGCGGACGCCCGGCTGCATCCATAGTGTGTGTCCATCAACTGCAATGCAGCGTCACAATGTGTCAGCCCTTCGTACTCCCAATAATCAGTGATTTTACAATATTGGATCAGGATACGGTGCCAAAAACGGTCATTCCAACCAATATCTACGACGAGTCCTTAAAGGGACATGTCAGGGTTTATTGAGTGCAGGGTAGGAGGGGGCGGAgcgtgacaccaaaggaagagtccCCGAGTCATGCTCCGCCTCCCTGACCCTGCACCAGATATAACAAAGCCTCATTTTTTGTGAATGCAAAACGGTGCAACTTTTTTTTAGGAAACCAAATTGCAAAACTTATTTTTAACCCCAAATAcatgtattaaaataaaaaacaaagaacaAAATCATCTCCAAGGGTGGAGAGACACTGACTCCGGTCAGGAGAACCCTTTGCAGTAAGAGGCTTGGCGTCGATTTCAGGCAGTGTCATACGCGGGAGCTCCCAATCTAATCCCCTTATCATAGACGCCGAGGAAGCCAAATATCTCAAGTATGTGCATGAAGCGTGGGAAGGAGCGCAAGAATCACAGGGCGACCGCCCCACAACTGCGGACCTGCAACCCCGGCATCCAGGAATAAGTCACTGGGGACCACACTCAGATTATTAGTCCTGACCGTGTCGcccctttaggctgccgtcacacgctcagtatttggtcagtattttacatcagtatgagtggaacaattagaggaaaagtataatagaaacatctgctccacttctgtatttatcacccactgctggttttggcttacaaatactgatgtaaaatactgaccaaatactgatcgtgtgacggcagccatatGAACAGAAGATATTGGCCCCTCACATGGACCCGGCCCCTCACAGTCAGCAGCTGTCGCCCTCCATCTTCACGGGGCTAAATATAATGTAGTGACGGCTGCGAACAAATCACCGGAGGAGAGAAAACTACAACCAGTTCCGAAATATAATGGTGCAGAGCTCACAGATGCCAGTGCGgtccagtgtataacctctggaaACTCGCCCCCCCCTGCCActccggtgtataacctccagcccccccacccctctgatgtataacctccggcccctccgCTGTACAACGTCCGCCCCCCCGATGCTCcactgtataacctccagcccccccccatgtataacctccagccccccgcccctccggtgtataacctccagcccccccGCCcctccggtgtataacctccagcccccccGCCcctccggtgtataacctccagcccccccGCCcctccggtgtataacctccggcctccCTGCCcctccggtgtataacctccggcccccctGCCcctccggtgtataacctccgccccccgatgtataacctccagccccccaCGCCTCCGTTGTATAACCTCCGCCCCCcgatgtataacctccagccccccaCGCCTCCGTTGTATAACCTCCGCCCCCcgatgtataacctccagccccccaCGCCTCcgatgtataacctccagccccccaCGCCTCCGTTGTATAACCTCCGCCCCcgatgtataacctccagccccccaCGCCTCCGTTGTATAACCTCCGCCCCCCCAATGTATAACCTCCGCCGCCCCGATTTATAACCTCCAGCCCCCCCGCCcctccggtgtataacctccggccctccTGCCACAGcgctgtataacctccggcccccctGGTGTACAACCTATGGCCCCTCTCCCCCCCCCGGTCTATGACCTATGGCCCCTCTCCCCCCCCCCGTGTTGCGACCTATGGCCCCTCTCCCCCCCCCCGGTGTACGACCTATGGCCCCTCTCCCCCCCCCGGTGTACAAACTATGGCCCCTCTCCCCCCCCGGTGTACAAACTATggcccctctccccccccccccccccggtgtacaACCTATggcccctctcccccccccccccggtgtacaACCTGTGCCCCCTCTCCCCCCCGGTGTACAACCTATGGCCCCTTTCCCCCCCCCCGGTGTACGACCTATGGCCCCTCACCCCCCCCCCAGTGTACAACCTATGGCCCCTCTCTCCCCCCCGGTGTACAACCTATggcccctctcccccccccccccggtgtacaACCTATggcccctctcccccccccccccggtgtacaACCTATggcccctctccccccccccccggtgtacaACCTCTggcccctctcccccccccccccggtgtacaACCTATGGCCCCTCTCTCCCCCCCGGTGTACAACCTATGGCCCCTCTCCCCCCCACCCGGTGTACAACCTATGGCCCCTCTCCCCCCCCCCGGTGTACAACCTATGGCCCCTCTCTCCCCCCCGGTGTACAACCTATGGCCCCTCTCCCCCCACCCGGTGTACAACCTATggcccctctcccccccccccccccggtgtacaACCTATggcccctctccccccccccccccccggtgtacaACCTATggcccctctcccccccccccccggtgtacaACCTATGGCCCCTCTCTCCCCCCCCGGTGTACAACCTATGGCCCCTCTCCCACCCGGTGTACAACCTATGGCCCCTCTCCCCCCCGGTGTACAACCTATGGCCCCTTTCCCCCCCCCGGTGTACAACCTATGGCCCCTTCCCCCCCCCCGGTGTACGACCTATggcccctcacccccccccccagtgtacAACCTATGGCCCCTCTCTCCCCCCCGGTGTACAACCTATggcccctctccccccccccccggtgtacaACCTATggcccctctcccccccccccggtGTACAACCTATggcccctcacccccccccccccggcctatGACCTATGGCGCCTCTCCCCCCCCCCGGTGTACAACctatggccccctctccccccccccccggtgtacaACCTATGGCCCCTCTCCCCCCCCCGGTGTACAACCTATGGCCCCTCTCCCCCCCACCCGGTGTACAACCTATGGCCCCTCTCCCCCCCCCCGGTGTACAACCTAtggcccctccccccccccccccccccggtgtacaACCTATGGCCCCTCTCCCCCCCCCAGTGTACAACCTATGGCCCCTCTCTCCCCCCCGGTGTACAACCTATGGCCCCTCTCCCCCCCACCCGGTGTACAACCTATggcccctctcccccccccccggtGTACAACCTATGGCCCCTCTCCCCCCCCCCGGTGTACAACCTATGGCCCCTCTCCCCCCCCGGTCTATGACCTCCGACCCCCCacctgggtttggtgaatgccaggggAACATTCCCCATATGAGTGGGGTCTTGGGGCTTCGCCCCCTGGGCACACGATACTCAGTATGTACAtacacctcagtactgggctcctgCCTCTGTTCTCTCACCACACGGGACTGATAGTGGTCCCTAGGCCCCTAATCTCACCCCTCAATGTCCCTCTGGGGTCTTCTTGGACCCTTCCGTCCCCCTCACCTTAAAGTCATTTCCGCTCAGGTCCACCCCTCGGATGAAGGGCAGCACGCCGGTGGCCGCCATGTCCCGGTGCTAGGGAGAGTCTGACCGGACCGGAGAGAGCAGCAGGAAgcgcctaagccccgccccctccgCTCACACAACCCTACACGACGTCCTGTCACTGGCGGTACACACCCTAACCCGGCCACATTCTAGCCCCGCCCCCTAACGCTAGCTGCCACTGGATATGATTGGCAGGTGAAGGAGCCAATAAACAGATCTAAATGTCTCTTGTTTATTCACTAGTCCCGCCTTCAGACCGACATGGCAACCAGTGACGTCATGTGAAGGTCGTCCGTTGATTGAACCTTGCAGCTTCTATTTtgagataaatatttttttttctaaattactgCGATAATGATTGGTCAATTCTCTGCTCTTTCTCAGTGATTGGCTCATTCTTTTTCGCCTCCCCTTTGATTGGCTGCTATTCTTTAGAACTTCCGTAATTAGTAATGAGGCTTTACAATGACACTTGTGATTGGTTGGCAGGGGACGATGGAGGTGTGTGATTGGTCAGAGAGCTCTGCGAGCGGAAGGAGAAGGAGCAGCAGCCGCAAGGGCCGCGAGAAAGCCCGGTGAGGTCGCTATGTCATCGGTGGGGTCAGAGATGGGGAGACGGGCGGCGGGGTGATGGCGGGGTGTAGGGGCAGTACGGGTGAGATGCGAAGGAACGCCGCCAAATAACTGTGCTTGGCCTTGGtggagaactacaactcccagaattCCCTGTCACTATAGTACGTAGAGGCTGGTAGCtgggcatgctgggacttgtagttttacAGCGATTATTTTTTACAGAATTCTGCTATAATTTTGCTCTTTTGCCAACAATGTAACAAAATATTcttattttttaggttttttttagtTTTAGGGGGGGGGGAATCCAAGCGGatggaaatggttaaaaaaaacctaaaaaatgtGATTCCACCACGGCTTCTCGGATTTTATATTTCTGCCGCTAATTGTGCAATTAAAAATGATCCAATAACGCGGGTCACCGGTCAGGGCGAGCAGTGGTCCCAAACTCAGAAAAGGCGTTTTTTTTTATAATAGTGGCTTAACAaaattctgaaaaagaaaaaaaaaaaagtttgtcttCAATTTTTCAACCCCGCATTGTGTGGGTGCTGCTGTATCTGGACAGTTTGTTGCGGGGCGACCTGGTGCCATTGTAGAGACCATGCGATGTTTACTGCATTTTTTTTGGTGTGAGAAATAaccaaaaaaatcataattttgtttttttttccatttacagaACATTGGACGAATATAACAATTCTATAATTTAATGACGAACTTTTAAAGATGCAGCAATGCTAAATTGCTAAATAgtctaatatttatatttttatatattttggattttttttattatatataattttttttttaatttcaacttTCCCTATATATAGAGTCTATAGTGGGAATATATAAAGTTCAGCCTACAGTAAGACTTCACAGGAGTACCAAGACGACGGCCTTTAGCAGCCCCCTGATGACATGGCAATTAATTGGTCACATCTCAGGTGGGACAGTGGGCGCCTGAACAGATGCTTGGGTGGATTCGCGCACCGTCAATGCTGCTGGCATTTGCTTTACGGCAGTGTTCAGAGCTCCGCTCCGATTTCTATTGTTTCCatttagccttttttttttccaatcCGATTGTCCTCTAGAAGTCTGGTGTAGTGATGGCGTCATCTGGTGTGGAGATGACATCATCACACATTATGGAGTGACAAAATGACATCATCTATAACGTGATGACATCATCACACATTAAGGAGTGACACAGTGACATCATCTGCAATGCGTTGACTTCACACATGAagcaacacagtgacatcatcagtAACACGATAACATCATCATCACACATGGAGTGACACAGTGACATAATATGCAATGCGATGACATCATCACACATGGAGTGacacagtgacatcatcagcaATGTGATGACATCATCAAACATTATGGAGTGACACAATGACATCATCACACATGGAGTGACAATGACATCATCTGCAATGCGATGACATCATCACACATGGAGTGACACGATGACATCATCACACATGGAGTGACACAGTGACATCATCTGCAATGCAATGACATCATCACACATGGAGTAACACAGCTACAGACGTGACTTGCCATCTGCTCTTCTGTCCTCTGCAGGGTTATCATGGCCGAAATGCAGCTCCAGAAAAAAGGCAAGAAGTCCGAAGATGGCGTCGGCAGCATGGTGGATTTCTTACTGGCCAATGCCAGGCTGGTCCTGGGCGTTGGGGGAGCAGCACTGCTGGGCATCGCCACGCTGGCAGTAAAGCGGGTGAGAACCATTGGGGGTCCGAtctctggatataaggggggctGCCGCCAGCTTTGCCATTGCTGCGACGCTGATCCCTGTGCCTGACTCTTCTGTTTCCGCAGCTGATTGACCGAGCAGCGTCGCCTCCGGGCGAGAAAGAAACCGATGAGAAAGTAGAACAGAAATCCATCGAGGAAGCCTGGAAGGAAGCCGTGCTGCTGAAGGCCTCCCCGAAACTTGTGCGACAAGCAAAGCGCTCGGACCTGAGCTCTGCGCTGCCAGCCCCCGAGCCCAGCCAGCCGGTCACAGGTCAGCGCATGTGGACGCCATGTTGGCTGTATCGACTCCGGTCACACGTTCAGCTTTACATCCAGCTGTAGCGCGTTATCGGAGGGCTGCTGCTAGGAATTCAGCAGGAAGTTTTCCTGCAGCTTTAGATGTGATTGGAGTATAAAATGAAAAGGTTAACCCGGTGGCATTGTCTACTGTAATGTTAAAGCGCTATAAATGTCCGGCGCCCCCTGAGGAGCTGGCTCCGCACCACCGTATAGTACAGAGGACTCTGCTGCAGTGGTCGGGGTCAGAGACCACTCTGATTGCGGCTGTTACCCCCTTAGATGCTGTGGTGAATAGAGACCACCACATCTATGCGGTTAGGCATGGGGAGGCCGCTCCTTCTCTCAGCCATCAGCAGCCCAATGAGCAGGGAGGGCATGGATGCCCAGGGAGGGGGCTTTTGCGGCGGCCGGGGAGGGGGCTCTTGCGGCGGCCGGGGAGGGGGCTTTTGCGGTGGCCAGTGAGGGGGCTTTTGTGGCGGCCAGCGAGGGGGCTTTTGCGGCGGCCAGTGAGGGGGCTTTTGTGGTGGCCGAGGTTATAGTGACGAGAAGGTATCACAGGTGCGTGGCAATCGGGGCTGACGGAATCTGATATTTCTATTTCTCCAGATGTCGCAGCACCGAACAATGAGCCTGAGCAGCCCCCCGTGTCAGAGAAGACCCCCCTGTGCCTCACCTTCCAGGAGACCCTCTTGCATTACTACACCCACCAAGCCATTATGCCAGCAGCCCAGATACAAGCGGCCAAGCAGCTGGTGCTGGACATTACCAGCGAACTGCAGGACTTCCTGAAGGCCAAACACCCCGAAATGCCTTTTTCCGCCATGCAGTTGGGGGGCTCCCTGGGCACTGATCTCCCCGTTACCAGTTTGGACCAGGCTTACATTTTGCTGCCCCTGATTCTCGAACCGGATTTATGGACTTTTGTCccaggacaggacaccattctcaaTGATCCCCAGTTTTGGATGATAAAAAGAGTTAACCTGGAGTACACTGCGAGGGGGAGCAGTCCATGGGACAGGTTCATGTTGGGGGGCTACCTGTCCACCAGGAGGATCGTGGAGTCTTTGCACAAGACCGTGGTGGGCTCCATTAACTGGCCGGCCATCGGGACCGTGCTGGAGTGCTGTGTGCGCCCCGTCATTGCACCTGATGACCTGAGGCTGGAGGTCGTCCACCAGGACTTCACAGGCACCATCAACTTCCTCCTAGTGGCTGAAGCCAAAGCTGTGGTCCTGCTGGCGTACCCCCACCCCACAGCCCCGGCCGAAAATCTGTGGCGGCGGAGCTACTACCGAGAGGAGACCCTGCGGCTCCAGGAGCTGGACCGCGGCGACTCCGGCGTCCGGCAGAAGTGTCTGCACATACTGAGAAGTATTTGCCACCAGCGCCCAGAACTTCGCCAGCTGTCCCCTACCCAGTTAAGACACGTCCTCCTACACTTCAGTAAGGAGGCGTCTGATTGGTCGGAGTCCAGCCTTGCTGACTGTTTCCTGCAGATCATAGCGTCGATCATCGGCTATCTGGAGAGTGGGACCCTCCAGTGCTATTTTGACGAAAAAGTCAACTTGTTCTCCGGCCTGACGGACGACGAGATTGATGAGATCGGATATGGACTGTATCAGATTTTTTCCGATCCCAACTCGATACTGGCGAAGTGAGATTATCGCGACATATGGATCTAACTGGCGGCGGGCACCACTGGGCGCTGAAGACTTGGCATCCTATCATAAAAAGTTCTGCCACTTGCTAATATACTCTGTGAAGCTGATCCTTAGCGctgtcaagatctctgcttgctgtttgcAAACGAAAGCTTCCACAAGTCTGAAACTCtgtctccattcactgacagcaagcagagatcttcacAGTGATGGGAAATTAACACAGAAAGCTCGTTAGGAAGTTGCAGAACTTTTAATTAGATGACGATGAAGGGAATGTGCAGGAAAGTGAGTGGCGTCCATGGCTGCCCTGTTGTCAGGGTAAATGCTGTGATTAATTATGAAGGCGAGCGCATCCCGCCCTCCTATTAACTTTATCTGTACAAATTTGGGGTGCCTCTTTAATTACCTTAAGAAGAtctagaaataattattttttgctgCCTTTCTTGTGATCTCACTTGCCAATGATACAGAGCAGATCCGCCGCGTACATAGCCGGCTCTGTCAGCCATTAATTCTATTGTTGTTGTGTGCTTTAATTATTCGTTTGAAGTTGGTACTTTTAAAATGTACCTTACCTGGGCGGATGCAGCCATGTTGAGGTCCTAAAAAATATGGCCGCCGTGATGGCTCAACAAAGTGGCTCCCCAGCTTGTCTGACAGGATATCTTGTTACTGTGCAGGAAAGCTAGGTTTTTTTCTGGAAGGGAGTTGTAATGGCGGCCATATTGGGTGTCTTCCAGCTTTCCTACAAGTGCTTGGCTGAGTTTTCTAAGACGAGGCCACATCTTATTACCGGCATGACTACTGACGATTTAGATGGACTACGTACCGGATAAGCTGCCCTTGCTATGTATAGGCTCACAGTATGGCAGCCTTCA harbors:
- the MIEF2 gene encoding mitochondrial dynamics protein MID49, with product MTLVIGWQGTMEVCDWSESSASGRRRSSSRKGREKARVIMAEMQLQKKGKKSEDGVGSMVDFLLANARLVLGVGGAALLGIATLAVKRLIDRAASPPGEKETDEKVEQKSIEEAWKEAVLLKASPKLVRQAKRSDLSSALPAPEPSQPVTDVAAPNNEPEQPPVSEKTPLCLTFQETLLHYYTHQAIMPAAQIQAAKQLVLDITSELQDFLKAKHPEMPFSAMQLGGSLGTDLPVTSLDQAYILLPLILEPDLWTFVPGQDTILNDPQFWMIKRVNLEYTARGSSPWDRFMLGGYLSTRRIVESLHKTVVGSINWPAIGTVLECCVRPVIAPDDLRLEVVHQDFTGTINFLLVAEAKAVVLLAYPHPTAPAENLWRRSYYREETLRLQELDRGDSGVRQKCLHILRSICHQRPELRQLSPTQLRHVLLHFSKEASDWSESSLADCFLQIIASIIGYLESGTLQCYFDEKVNLFSGLTDDEIDEIGYGLYQIFSDPNSILAK